In one window of Shewanella goraebulensis DNA:
- a CDS encoding type II secretion system F family protein, which translates to MPTYQYRGRNNQGAAVEAFIESANESSAADTLMSRGIIPLELREVKQSQPFNLGSIFASKVSLEELQIFTRQMYSLTRSGIPILRAIAGLAETTHSQRMKDALNDISEQLTSGRPLSSAMNQHQDVFDSLFISMIHVGENTGKLEDAFIQLSGYIEREQETRRRIKSAMRYPIFVLIAITIAMVILNIMVIPKFADMFSRFGADLPWATKILMATSSLFVNYWHVMLVSLVAAIVGVRYWHHTEKGERQWDKWKLHIPAVGSIIERSTLSRYCRSFSMMLGAGVPMTQALSLVADAVDNSYMHDRIVAMRRGIESGESMLRVSNQSALFTPLVLQMVAVGEETGQIDQLLNDAADFYEGEVDYDLKNLTAKLEPILIGFVACIVLILALGIYLPMWDMLNVVKG; encoded by the coding sequence ATGCCGACTTACCAGTATCGAGGTCGAAATAATCAAGGCGCTGCGGTTGAAGCGTTTATTGAATCTGCCAATGAAAGCAGTGCTGCTGATACATTGATGTCTCGCGGTATTATTCCTCTCGAACTGCGTGAAGTGAAGCAATCGCAACCTTTTAATTTGGGCAGTATTTTCGCAAGCAAAGTATCGCTAGAAGAGTTACAAATTTTCACTCGGCAAATGTATTCGTTAACACGCTCAGGCATTCCGATTTTAAGAGCCATTGCTGGGCTGGCTGAAACGACGCATTCTCAACGAATGAAAGATGCTTTGAATGATATTTCGGAGCAATTAACTTCAGGTCGACCGCTTTCTTCAGCTATGAATCAACATCAAGATGTATTTGATTCTTTGTTTATTTCAATGATTCATGTGGGAGAAAACACCGGTAAATTAGAAGATGCTTTTATTCAGTTGTCTGGCTATATAGAACGTGAGCAAGAAACTCGTCGCCGTATTAAGTCTGCGATGCGCTATCCCATTTTCGTTCTAATTGCGATTACTATTGCGATGGTGATATTGAATATCATGGTCATCCCCAAATTCGCTGATATGTTTTCCCGCTTTGGCGCTGACTTGCCATGGGCAACAAAAATATTGATGGCGACTTCTAGCTTATTTGTGAATTATTGGCATGTGATGTTGGTATCGCTGGTTGCTGCAATTGTTGGCGTACGTTATTGGCATCACACCGAAAAAGGTGAGCGGCAATGGGATAAGTGGAAGCTACATATACCAGCTGTAGGTTCTATTATCGAACGTTCAACATTGTCACGCTATTGCCGCAGCTTTTCTATGATGCTTGGCGCTGGAGTCCCCATGACTCAAGCATTAAGTTTGGTTGCTGACGCTGTTGATAATAGTTACATGCATGATCGTATTGTCGCAATGAGGCGGGGAATTGAATCGGGAGAGTCGATGCTTAGGGTATCGAATCAAAGTGCTTTGTTCACGCCATTAGTGTTGCAAATGGTCGCAGTTGGTGAAGAAACAGGCCAAATCGATCAATTACTCAATGACGCAGCAGACTTTTATGAAGGTGAAGTTGATTACGATTTAAAAAACTTAACCGCTAAGTTAGAGCCTATTTTAATTGGCTTTGTCGCTTGTATTGTTCTCATCTTAGCATTGGGTATTTATTTACCTATGTGGGACATGCTCAATGTTGTTAAAGGCTAA
- a CDS encoding ExeA family protein, with the protein MYQQHFGLEQLPFTLTPNTKFFFGLTPHVEALQVLQTAIENGEGFIKVTGEVGTGKTLICRKLLNELPDNYQCAYVPNPYLTPEELRWALATELGLALEDKLNQQQLTVLIQNRLLELNTQGLKVILVLDEAQALPNESLETLRLFTNLETESTKLIQVVLFGQPELDNRLQDRKLRQLKQRITFSYSLRPLLWDEIQAYIDYRLGIAGYQGESLFSDKDIQLVSKAARGIPRLVNIIANKALLLCFAEGGKKVLTKHCKAAIVDTEDADQIHIKDQNIGWLTVLFIIGASLVMLLVIDVDWLLKLRESI; encoded by the coding sequence ATGTATCAGCAACATTTTGGGCTAGAGCAATTACCCTTTACGTTAACCCCAAATACGAAATTCTTTTTTGGGTTAACTCCTCATGTTGAGGCGCTTCAGGTATTGCAAACTGCCATCGAAAATGGCGAAGGCTTCATTAAGGTTACCGGTGAAGTCGGAACTGGCAAGACACTTATTTGTCGTAAATTGTTAAATGAATTACCTGATAATTACCAATGTGCTTATGTTCCCAACCCGTATCTTACCCCAGAAGAATTACGTTGGGCTTTAGCTACAGAGTTAGGTCTAGCATTAGAAGATAAACTTAATCAGCAACAGCTGACAGTTCTGATTCAGAACCGTTTATTGGAACTCAATACTCAAGGGTTAAAAGTCATTCTAGTGCTGGATGAGGCGCAAGCTTTACCGAACGAGAGCTTAGAAACATTAAGACTATTTACTAATTTAGAAACTGAAAGTACTAAATTAATTCAAGTTGTGTTATTTGGTCAGCCGGAACTTGATAACCGACTACAAGATAGAAAATTAAGACAATTAAAGCAGCGGATAACTTTTAGCTACAGTTTACGTCCTTTATTGTGGGATGAAATTCAAGCCTATATTGATTATCGCTTGGGTATTGCTGGTTATCAAGGTGAGTCCTTATTTAGTGATAAAGACATTCAGTTAGTATCAAAAGCGGCTAGAGGTATCCCTCGTTTGGTTAATATTATTGCCAATAAAGCCCTTTTATTATGTTTTGCTGAAGGTGGTAAGAAAGTACTCACTAAACACTGTAAAGCGGCCATCGTCGATACTGAAGATGCCGACCAAATACACATTAAAGATCAAAACATAGGATGGTTAACCGTTTTATTTATCATCGGCGCTTCACTGGTAATGCTATTGGTTATCGATGTTGACTGGTTATTGAAGTTAAGAGAGTCAATATGA
- the mshL gene encoding pilus (MSHA type) biogenesis protein MshL, which translates to MNLIKYMTPLLSLCLLGCQTTDRPDPTTSKAELTQSLAEAQTAQTVVPPPAQMPEEVLRELNGSSLLGSASPVLPKERRFDVSANDVEAKVFFPSLVQGTPLSVAVHPDVTGTISISLNGVTLSEVIKVVEDIYGYEVSREGRILRIFPSGMRTETYPLNYLYMEREGLSLTSVSSGRISDGNDNSNSNSNNNSSSNSSSNSNNNSSNSNNSDNTDNTNGTFIRSTTKTNFWGELEKTLVSIIGNTGGGRQVVITPQAGLVTVRAYPDELRQVSTFLTKAETHLQRQVILEAKILEVTLSDGYQQGIQWDNVLGHAGSTDINFGTSPGSGLSDPITNVIGGVTSISLTGTDFSTMISLLDTQGDVDVLSSPRVTASNNQKAVIKVGNDEYFVTDVSSTTVAGTTPVTTPQVELTPFFSGIALDVTPQIDAEGNVLLHVHPSVIDVSEQVKEIKVSGSSLELPLAQSEIRESDTVIKASSGDVVVIGGLMKSENIEAISKVPLLGDIPFLGEAFTNRSKSTVKTELIIMLKPTVVGADTWTNELQRSKDLLDRWYPEQE; encoded by the coding sequence ATGAATTTAATAAAATATATGACCCCTCTGCTATCTCTTTGTTTGCTTGGTTGTCAAACCACAGATAGACCAGATCCTACGACATCAAAAGCTGAATTGACTCAGTCTTTAGCTGAAGCACAAACTGCTCAAACTGTGGTACCGCCGCCAGCGCAAATGCCTGAAGAAGTGCTGCGTGAGTTAAACGGGTCAAGTTTATTAGGCAGTGCAAGTCCTGTTCTACCAAAAGAGCGCCGCTTTGATGTGTCAGCAAATGATGTCGAAGCAAAAGTGTTTTTCCCAAGTTTAGTCCAAGGTACACCGTTAAGTGTGGCAGTACATCCGGATGTAACGGGCACAATCTCAATCTCTTTGAATGGGGTAACGCTTTCGGAAGTGATTAAAGTTGTAGAAGATATCTATGGTTACGAAGTGAGCCGAGAAGGGCGTATTTTACGTATTTTCCCATCGGGCATGCGCACCGAAACTTATCCGCTGAATTATCTCTATATGGAGCGCGAAGGCTTGTCGCTTACTTCTGTCAGTTCCGGTCGTATTTCTGATGGTAATGATAACTCCAATTCGAATTCAAATAACAACTCTTCGAGTAATAGCAGCTCTAATAGCAATAATAATTCCAGTAACAGCAATAATAGCGATAACACCGATAATACTAATGGCACATTTATCCGCTCAACAACCAAAACCAATTTTTGGGGTGAGTTAGAAAAAACCTTAGTGTCCATTATTGGTAATACTGGCGGAGGTCGTCAGGTGGTTATTACACCACAAGCTGGTTTGGTAACAGTGCGTGCTTATCCTGATGAGTTACGCCAAGTCAGTACCTTTTTGACTAAAGCGGAAACTCATTTACAACGCCAAGTTATTTTAGAAGCTAAGATTCTTGAAGTGACACTTTCTGACGGTTATCAGCAAGGTATTCAGTGGGATAATGTGTTAGGTCATGCAGGTAGCACAGACATTAACTTTGGAACATCTCCAGGTTCAGGACTAAGTGATCCAATTACAAATGTGATTGGTGGGGTGACTTCAATCAGCTTAACAGGTACCGACTTTAGTACCATGATTAGCTTATTGGATACTCAAGGTGACGTAGACGTGCTTTCTAGCCCGCGTGTTACAGCATCAAATAACCAAAAAGCAGTGATTAAAGTGGGTAATGATGAGTACTTTGTTACTGATGTGTCTTCGACAACTGTTGCAGGTACAACGCCAGTAACAACCCCACAAGTGGAACTAACGCCATTTTTCTCTGGTATTGCATTGGATGTGACGCCTCAAATTGATGCAGAAGGTAATGTGTTATTGCACGTGCATCCGTCAGTTATTGATGTTTCAGAGCAAGTTAAAGAAATTAAAGTGAGTGGTTCTAGCCTTGAATTACCATTAGCGCAGAGTGAGATCCGCGAATCAGATACTGTCATTAAAGCGTCTTCAGGCGACGTCGTTGTGATTGGTGGTTTGATGAAGAGTGAGAACATTGAAGCTATCTCGAAAGTCCCGTTACTGGGTGATATTCCTTTCTTAGGTGAGGCCTTTACTAATCGCAGCAAATCGACAGTTAAGACTGAGCTTATCATTATGCTAAAACCTACTGTAGTAGGCGCTGATACTTGGACTAATGAACTGCAACGTTCTAAAGACTTATTAGATCGTTGGTACCCTGAGCAGGAGTAA
- a CDS encoding biogenesis protein MshI: protein MNNGFLSKLAFWRQTQASTELGLYISADSIYVYQGEIQDSSKQVSDSALQSHTKSELSGVTKKIAFNGEDWLEAFAEIKGIFGNAKLQIVLSESFYQLIVADKPNVEANELNQALLWSVKDLATEPVTNIQLDYFESSLTNTGKINVVVANKMQLSALAQACEQQGFTIEGISVEELAMPLLFDDAATHMVVSHVPEHDLLLTVVKQGELLMQRRVRGFAQIDKATAADIQYGIADNLSLEIQRSMDYFESQLRQAPVGSIDLFLDGESQTLVPLVSQNFNQKVITTEHDSVTEHLAFMAFKQLTGGEA, encoded by the coding sequence ATGAATAATGGTTTTTTAAGTAAGTTAGCATTCTGGCGCCAAACTCAAGCATCTACTGAACTTGGGTTATATATCAGTGCAGATTCAATTTATGTATATCAAGGTGAAATACAAGACAGCAGTAAACAAGTTTCTGATTCTGCACTCCAAAGCCACACAAAGTCTGAGCTTTCTGGGGTAACTAAAAAAATTGCTTTTAACGGTGAGGATTGGCTAGAAGCATTTGCTGAGATAAAAGGTATTTTCGGCAATGCAAAACTACAAATTGTATTGAGTGAATCTTTTTATCAACTCATTGTTGCTGATAAACCTAATGTCGAAGCAAACGAGCTTAACCAAGCCTTGTTGTGGTCAGTGAAAGATTTAGCCACTGAACCTGTTACTAATATTCAATTGGATTACTTTGAATCGTCGCTGACCAATACTGGCAAAATCAATGTAGTGGTTGCCAATAAAATGCAGCTCTCTGCCTTGGCTCAAGCCTGTGAACAACAAGGCTTTACCATTGAAGGGATCAGTGTTGAAGAGTTAGCTATGCCGCTGTTATTCGATGATGCTGCAACGCACATGGTTGTTAGCCATGTGCCAGAACATGACTTACTTCTGACGGTAGTGAAACAAGGTGAATTGCTGATGCAACGTCGAGTGAGGGGGTTTGCTCAAATCGACAAAGCGACAGCTGCTGATATTCAATATGGAATAGCGGATAACTTGAGCTTAGAAATACAAAGATCAATGGATTATTTCGAAAGCCAATTGCGACAAGCACCCGTTGGCTCGATTGACTTATTTTTAGATGGTGAATCACAAACATTAGTCCCGTTAGTTTCGCAAAATTTTAATCAAAAAGTCATTACCACAGAGCATGATTCAGTGACTGAACACCTAGCATTTATGGCTTTCAAACAATTAACTGGGGGTGAAGCATGA
- a CDS encoding MSHA biogenesis protein MshJ, with translation MKQFWHQLESKFNVLSQRERVLICVAALVVIGMVVYLPVESVFKERQKLSRQLVQIETENNVSSQQIDLYQQRLAMDPNTDYRNRLTHIEQQTQLIDADLDAQMVSMVPASYMPTVLTNLLGNVQGVKLLSFGSIAPTPLLQVGEEHKMNLYSHGIKLTLEGSYFSILKFVESIEAMPDKLYWKRLNYHVDKHPNATVELELYTLSINKEFISVAE, from the coding sequence ATGAAACAGTTTTGGCACCAGTTAGAATCCAAATTTAATGTTCTTAGCCAGCGAGAGCGAGTTTTAATTTGTGTGGCAGCACTAGTGGTTATTGGCATGGTGGTTTATCTGCCTGTTGAAAGTGTTTTCAAAGAGAGGCAGAAACTGTCAAGACAGTTGGTTCAAATTGAAACTGAAAATAATGTATCAAGCCAACAAATTGATCTTTATCAGCAGCGCTTAGCAATGGATCCTAATACGGACTACCGAAATCGTTTGACCCATATCGAGCAACAAACACAATTAATTGATGCTGACTTAGATGCGCAGATGGTGTCTATGGTGCCCGCCAGTTATATGCCGACAGTGTTGACTAATTTACTTGGTAATGTGCAAGGGGTTAAGTTGCTTTCTTTTGGCTCTATCGCCCCGACGCCACTCTTACAGGTGGGTGAAGAACATAAAATGAACCTATACAGCCACGGGATTAAATTGACCCTTGAAGGTAGCTACTTTTCCATTCTTAAATTTGTTGAGTCAATAGAAGCGATGCCAGATAAATTATACTGGAAACGGCTTAATTATCATGTTGATAAACACCCTAATGCGACGGTTGAATTAGAGCTTTATACCTTGAGTATTAATAAGGAGTTTATCAGTGTTGCAGAATAA
- a CDS encoding fimbrial assembly protein, with amino-acid sequence MIKTTVNLFSADLLPAKLRLSFQTLMLMVGGLVLISILSWSIGYWLVSSLEADMAKVSAEKSQLDIQKQQLEQQIANRAPDPELVTRVELEQQRLELKKLLSTELNQRDNVISRGYSNLLTDLASVSDGSVWLSRIAVNEQRFEFEGFGAKPQSIPKWVEALKHTDTLKGYAFATMTMDRGESQPLAFKLSSAPEVEAKQ; translated from the coding sequence ATGATAAAAACCACAGTTAACCTCTTTAGCGCTGACTTATTACCTGCAAAGCTGCGTCTGTCATTTCAAACATTGATGTTGATGGTTGGAGGATTAGTATTAATCAGTATTTTGAGTTGGTCGATTGGCTATTGGCTGGTTTCTAGTCTTGAAGCGGATATGGCGAAAGTGTCGGCTGAAAAATCACAGTTGGATATTCAAAAACAACAACTTGAACAACAAATCGCTAATCGCGCACCTGATCCTGAACTGGTTACAAGGGTAGAACTAGAGCAGCAACGTTTAGAGTTAAAGAAGCTGTTATCAACGGAATTAAACCAACGGGATAATGTGATTAGTCGCGGTTATTCAAATTTATTAACTGATTTAGCCAGCGTATCAGATGGCTCTGTTTGGCTTAGCCGAATTGCTGTTAACGAACAACGTTTTGAGTTTGAAGGTTTTGGCGCGAAACCGCAGAGTATTCCTAAATGGGTCGAAGCATTAAAGCACACTGACACATTAAAAGGTTATGCCTTTGCAACAATGACGATGGACCGTGGTGAATCGCAACCACTGGCTTTTAAACTATCGAGTGCTCCAGAAGTGGAGGCTAAGCAATGA
- a CDS encoding GspE/PulE family protein, whose amino-acid sequence MKPKLKMRLGDLLVQEHIITDDQLTQALSEQRNSGKKLGRTLIDLHCITEDQLLKFLSQQLNLPYLDISRLSIPSEVVNLIPEVQARRYRALVVEATADTVTLAMSDPADLQAIDNLEVFIAPKKITIAVTPEQQLLDAFDNLYRRTGEIAKIAGELEEEYAADDMFDLASITDSDSDNETTVVKLLQSIFEDAVQMRASDIHIEPGEKVLRIRQRIDGQLHENTLDEVNIASALVLRLKLMAGLDISEKRMPQDGRFHIEIKGHKIDIRMSTMPIYHGESVVMRLLDQSAGLLTLNETGMPDHILQRIRKQIRRPHGMLLVTGPTGSGKTTTLYGILSELNKPDTKIITVEDPVEYQLPRINQVQVNHKIGLNFSNVLRTTLRQDPDIIMVGEMRDQETVEIGLRGALTGHFVLSTLHTNDAITSALRLLDMGAASYLVASALRVIIAQRLVRRVCPNCMTNHQPTSSELAWINSIAKKDFAAATYKIGTGCQSCNGSGYRGRIGIFEILELDDAMVDAMRTGNPQDFAHAAQQSPTFVPLADSAFEYLYNGMTTIEEVAKLVEDVSELPSAEVMSTDIATGG is encoded by the coding sequence ATGAAACCAAAATTGAAAATGCGTTTAGGCGATCTTCTCGTTCAAGAACACATTATTACTGACGACCAATTAACCCAAGCATTATCTGAACAGCGAAACTCAGGTAAAAAACTGGGACGTACATTAATTGATTTACATTGCATTACTGAAGATCAGTTACTTAAGTTTTTATCCCAGCAGCTTAATTTACCTTATTTAGATATTAGTCGCCTGTCGATCCCATCAGAAGTGGTTAATTTAATCCCTGAGGTTCAGGCTAGGCGTTATCGCGCCCTTGTCGTAGAGGCAACTGCTGATACTGTTACTTTAGCAATGAGTGACCCTGCTGACTTGCAGGCCATCGATAATTTAGAAGTCTTTATTGCACCTAAAAAAATCACCATTGCGGTAACACCAGAGCAGCAGTTATTAGATGCGTTCGATAATTTGTATCGCCGTACTGGTGAAATAGCCAAAATTGCTGGGGAGTTAGAAGAAGAATATGCCGCTGATGATATGTTTGATTTGGCGAGTATTACTGACAGTGATAGCGATAATGAAACAACGGTTGTTAAGTTACTGCAATCTATTTTTGAAGATGCAGTGCAAATGCGGGCATCGGATATTCACATTGAACCGGGTGAAAAAGTATTAAGGATACGTCAGCGTATTGATGGCCAGTTGCATGAAAATACTCTTGATGAAGTGAACATTGCCTCGGCGTTAGTATTACGTTTAAAGCTGATGGCAGGACTGGATATTTCTGAAAAACGTATGCCTCAAGATGGCCGTTTCCATATTGAAATTAAAGGTCATAAGATTGATATCCGTATGTCGACCATGCCAATTTATCATGGTGAGTCTGTGGTAATGCGTTTGCTGGATCAGTCAGCGGGTTTGTTAACGCTGAATGAAACCGGTATGCCAGATCATATTTTACAAAGGATCCGTAAGCAGATCAGGCGACCACATGGAATGCTATTAGTCACAGGGCCAACTGGTAGCGGTAAAACCACAACCTTATACGGCATTTTAAGTGAGCTTAATAAACCAGACACTAAAATTATCACCGTTGAAGATCCGGTTGAATATCAATTACCTCGTATTAACCAAGTACAAGTTAACCATAAGATTGGCTTGAATTTCTCTAATGTACTGCGAACGACATTACGACAAGATCCCGATATCATCATGGTTGGTGAGATGCGTGACCAAGAGACCGTTGAAATCGGTCTTCGAGGCGCACTAACTGGTCACTTTGTATTATCAACTCTACATACCAACGATGCCATTACCAGTGCATTGCGTTTACTTGATATGGGCGCAGCAAGTTACCTTGTCGCGAGTGCACTGCGGGTTATTATTGCTCAGCGACTCGTGCGCCGGGTATGTCCAAATTGCATGACGAATCATCAACCTACTTCATCGGAACTCGCTTGGATTAATTCTATCGCTAAAAAAGATTTTGCCGCTGCAACTTATAAAATAGGTACAGGTTGTCAAAGTTGTAATGGTTCGGGGTATCGTGGTCGTATTGGTATTTTTGAAATCTTAGAGCTGGACGATGCCATGGTTGATGCTATGCGAACCGGCAACCCGCAAGATTTTGCTCATGCTGCTCAGCAAAGCCCCACATTTGTTCCCTTAGCTGATTCAGCCTTTGAGTATTTATATAACGGTATGACTACGATTGAGGAAGTGGCTAAATTAGTTGAAGATGTGAGTGAGCTGCCTAGTGCTGAAGTTATGTCTACTGATATAGCGACAGGGGGGTAA
- a CDS encoding MSHA biogenesis protein MshK — protein MLQNKPIFILISLSLLGASFLSHSKALRDPTLPGQGYVTVSGNAERADSLVLNSIVNSAKPHAVINNKILFVGDRIDGIRIEYIGKSYVNLSDGRKLKLFQSITER, from the coding sequence GTGTTGCAGAATAAACCGATTTTTATACTCATATCATTGAGCTTGCTAGGGGCGAGCTTCTTAAGCCATAGCAAAGCATTAAGAGACCCAACTTTACCAGGTCAAGGCTATGTCACCGTGTCAGGGAACGCTGAACGAGCTGATTCATTAGTACTTAATAGTATTGTAAACAGCGCTAAGCCACATGCTGTCATTAATAACAAAATCTTATTCGTTGGCGATCGTATTGATGGGATAAGAATTGAATATATCGGAAAAAGCTACGTTAATTTGTCAGATGGACGAAAACTTAAGTTATTTCAATCGATAACAGAGCGATAG
- a CDS encoding tetratricopeptide repeat protein: MSVINKVLKDLDKQKSATTQDSGSASKANTDSSAETGFVKPEVQFISQVQSDSSDEHSRKGIYISIAMLIAVAVFAVMFYRQGLQLKKLQPLAETKQAKAVNVKPIDSNVVQTSNTDLSLDNNAESLQLEANADSPEAVTFSDSASNSNNRLESESISDVTSPEASNIALTDKPLSEQNELTQVSEIKGTELTAAEPKAQSQPRVLKVDSKMAAITESTALKPSTASNDSSTVQVRFSQNTRTSTIVDDVKSEVKTESQNSVIKSSESGAIKSTKGAMAVKEVVLTDTELAQKKFEIAEVAEQQQKIDKAVKYYYEALMLDPAMHKARKQLASLYYALNNLGRAEQILAQGVAQFPEEVELAILKAKVENASFSPIKALTTLDGVSDSSDWARDKWILQSDIAQKNGRFELAESAYRSLITVEPSQARWWMGLAYALDSQQQYPQAADAYRKALSYRGLSTGAMTYIEQRLIQLGGSQ; this comes from the coding sequence ATGAGCGTGATTAATAAAGTATTAAAAGACCTTGATAAGCAGAAGAGTGCGACGACGCAAGATAGCGGCTCAGCTTCAAAAGCTAATACTGATTCATCTGCTGAAACTGGGTTTGTTAAGCCTGAAGTGCAGTTTATCAGCCAAGTGCAGTCGGATTCATCAGATGAGCACTCTCGTAAAGGTATTTATATCTCGATAGCTATGCTTATCGCGGTTGCTGTTTTTGCTGTGATGTTTTATCGCCAAGGTTTACAGCTTAAGAAGCTACAACCTTTAGCGGAAACTAAGCAAGCTAAAGCCGTCAACGTTAAACCTATTGACTCTAATGTTGTTCAAACGAGTAATACTGATTTGAGTCTAGATAACAATGCAGAATCTTTGCAGCTTGAAGCTAATGCAGACAGTCCTGAAGCTGTGACGTTTAGTGATTCAGCTAGTAATTCAAATAATCGTTTAGAAAGTGAATCTATTAGCGATGTAACGAGTCCTGAGGCGAGCAACATAGCCCTAACTGATAAGCCATTAAGTGAACAAAATGAACTGACTCAGGTATCCGAGATTAAAGGAACGGAGTTAACTGCAGCAGAGCCAAAAGCTCAATCACAGCCACGAGTCCTTAAAGTTGACTCAAAAATGGCTGCAATCACTGAATCTACTGCATTGAAACCTTCAACGGCAAGTAATGATTCTTCTACGGTGCAAGTTAGGTTTTCGCAAAATACTCGTACATCAACGATTGTGGATGACGTGAAGTCGGAAGTGAAAACTGAATCGCAAAACAGTGTAATAAAGAGTTCTGAGTCAGGCGCCATTAAAAGCACAAAAGGTGCTATGGCAGTGAAAGAAGTGGTTTTGACTGATACAGAACTTGCTCAAAAGAAATTTGAAATTGCTGAGGTTGCTGAGCAACAACAAAAAATTGATAAAGCAGTGAAATATTACTATGAAGCATTAATGCTCGATCCTGCAATGCATAAAGCGCGAAAGCAATTAGCTTCTTTATATTATGCTTTGAACAATTTAGGTCGAGCTGAGCAAATATTAGCCCAAGGAGTGGCTCAATTTCCTGAAGAAGTTGAATTAGCCATTTTAAAAGCCAAAGTTGAGAATGCATCATTTAGTCCGATTAAAGCCCTGACGACTCTTGATGGAGTTAGTGATAGCAGCGATTGGGCAAGAGATAAATGGATTTTACAAAGTGATATTGCGCAAAAGAATGGTCGCTTTGAACTTGCGGAATCAGCCTATCGTTCGCTAATCACCGTAGAGCCTTCGCAAGCGCGTTGGTGGATGGGCTTAGCTTATGCACTAGATTCACAACAGCAATATCCACAAGCTGCAGATGCGTATCGTAAAGCTTTGTCTTATCGGGGATTATCAACTGGCGCTATGACTTATATAGAACAACGATTGATTCAACTTGGAGGTAGCCAATGA